From the genome of Diorhabda carinulata isolate Delta chromosome 2, icDioCari1.1, whole genome shotgun sequence:
aaccctctagttaaactttttcttatcaaaaaataagaaaatataacaaaaatgaccataaaatggagaggggtgaggatggaaagtttcgaccttagacaggaaatctcgcaactaattgaacctacatgtgaaatttcatttttcagtcgctttttgtttgacctgcagaggtgagcaaagatcaaaaaccactttttttgcactgtgaccactcgaaatattcatttgttttcaatcaaactctaataacatcaatccgccgccaaaaaagccatgtatgctaattttgaaccaaatcggacccatagcaattgctcgagagacgaaaataagaattgtagcttaaacagatcaacaaaatataaacagaCTAAAAATATAATGCCAAAGGATTGGCAGTCGCTCTGTTGAGGTGAACAGAACATCGACTAGATGTCGTACCAATTCGGAAACTCTACCAAAAATTCACATATAACCTCTCCAATTGATATTGTGTACTTTTTATCATATctcaatcatttattttgatgaatcaCTCAAATAAAGTGTTAAGGAGCTGACTGACTTACATCATACATTAAAAACATTCTCTCagtatagaaaaattttgtgcCTTTAGGATTGAATCATGGTTTTAAGGGTTGATATTtcgaatttgaattttgagcAGTCGAGTTAagttttgtacaaatatttgtGGTTGTTTCAGGTTTTGAAAGATTTGCAGTACAGATTAGATCATCATCGACCATTTACACCCCCACTAGAAGGCATCCAACAACAATATGGGATGAACACCAATCTTTTAGAAGAAATTGTGGATTATTGGAGAATGAAATACGATTGGAGAAAACAAGagaagtatttgaataaatttccaCAGTATACAATTAATATTCAAGGATTGgatattcatttcattcataTCAAACCGATTGTACcgcaaaatattaaaaaactaccATTGTTGATTTTACATGGTTGGCCTGGTTCTGTGAGGGAGTTCTATGACATTTTACCGATATTGACAACACCGCAAGAAGGAAGAGATTTTGTCTTTGAAGTAATTGTACCTCATATTCCAGGTAAATTTGATGAGATTGGTGAAAATTGAGATACAGATTGAGATTGAAACTACGTCTACTGAGAATTATACCAGTATAATATAGTTAATGTTTAGACAGCAACTTTAAGGGAGTTCCACCGCACTGTTAGAAGAtatcgatggattggtagaagttcagaagctccgattcattggcctcCTCGGTCATGCGATTTTAATCCCTTGGTTTGTCgtgtttttaagaaaaagtttatgttacagAGGTTAATTCACCCCAAGAATTGAAAGTGGGAATTCAATATCTCTTAAATGATCCCATAGCTGACTGATAGATTAATGGAATATTTTGAGCACCTgctttaattgaattttatgttactagccttttttttaattctcatttgtgattttttgtttaattgatacatttatcaattatttattatttattacttcatTACTGTATACAGTATCGAATTatatcaagagtaccttttgcttaataaatctaatactCTATTAGAGTAAGacgtaaaaataaattcatcggtgtatcagtttccaaaacatatttatagaatttCGATACAATCGAATGGAATTTTTTTCGTCTAAACTCAATCACGACTATCtctatattttttcaggatatGGTTTTTCAAAACCTGCCATCAGACCAGGCCTGAGTCCTGATAACATCGCacttgttttcaaaaatatgatgtACGCATTAGGGTACCAGAAATTTTACATTCAAGGAGGGGATTTTGGAGCGATCATCCTCAGAAATTTAGCAGTTCTCTATCCCGAAGTAGTACTAGGATTTCACAGTAATATGTGTACTGTTTTGACACTAAAGAAATACGTTAAATCATTATTAGCTAGTATCTTTCCGTCTTTTCCTAGTTGGTATGTTCGACCAGAACATTATGATCGAGTGTTTCCTGTGAAAGAACGTTTTTATGATACAATTCGAGAATCAGGATATCTTCATGAACAGTCTACGAAGCCAGATACATTAGGTAAGTTGAGTAAGTTGTAATATATACTTCCAAtactgacacgcgtttcgataaccaagttaccatcttcagagactgagggTATAATAAACACAATCAATTTTGTATTAGAGCAGGCCAAACACGAATTCTCAGATGTTTTCTGTCGATTCCCAGACCCAATTGTAACTTTTGCATCGATGAGCTTTCAAAATTCATCATGgtctatatatttttctatctattGCTCAGAATTCGTGGAGTAATTGATAAACTACAGTATTTTAACGTGTATG
Proteins encoded in this window:
- the LOC130903784 gene encoding juvenile hormone epoxide hydrolase 2-like, translating into MGKLGIFVLLVSVFVGYKIKTVLDPPRLPEKLKETWWGPGNPDSVKTIIKPFTINVSDEVLKDLQYRLDHHRPFTPPLEGIQQQYGMNTNLLEEIVDYWRMKYDWRKQEKYLNKFPQYTINIQGLDIHFIHIKPIVPQNIKKLPLLILHGWPGSVREFYDILPILTTPQEGRDFVFEVIVPHIPGYGFSKPAIRPGLSPDNIALVFKNMMYALGYQKFYIQGGDFGAIILRNLAVLYPEVVLGFHSNMCTVLTLKKYVKSLLASIFPSFPSWYVRPEHYDRVFPVKERFYDTIRESGYLHEQSTKPDTLGAAMNESPIGLAAYILEKFTTGTNKTWQNREDGGLLEYFTYDDLLDNIMIYWITNSATTSFRLYAETFNRAVTEKGILGQPIHVPTACSRYSNDFYTPDGMLKDIFLNLVHLTDFDGGHFAAFQLPKIFAKDVYDAVEKFEVINNN